The region CGGGAGTCTGGCGCGTGAACCGACATTGCCTGGCATATTCTCCCCCTCGTGTAGCCATTCGGATCCGCGATACGCGAACCCTGCGGCAAGCAATACGTGCCGTGGAATGTATCACGGCTTGCACCACTACGTCAACAAGCGGCCTCAAGATGCGAAGGGGCTTCCGGCGAAGTTTACGTTGAGGCCCATCGGGGCGCCGCAACGCCCCGGCTCGTCCCTTTTCCTCCACCAACGCCTCAATATCGGGCCTCAGACAGGGCACTGGACCCCGGTCGATTGTACCTGCGCAACCAGCGACGGTTGACAGTCTACTACAAAGGGACTCCCTGTTGGTCAGATGCAAGAGTATTGCTAGAGGCTACGCGGGCTCTTGCCATACTCTTTCTGACCATCGCTTTCTTCGCCGAGGCGGGTCTCTAGTCCCCCAAAGCAAGCCCGCTAGAGGCTCTGGTAGGGATTGCCCGGCTGGTCGCGCGTGGGAAGCACGACCTCGGCGCGCCCGGGCATCGTTATACCCCGTTGGTTCTCCGCCCAGACTTCCACTGCCACGACATGATGGCCGTCCTTCACGTATTTGTCCTTGACGACGCCCTTGCATCGGGTGATGTCCATGATGTGGTTCATAGCCCGCGCTTCGATTTGCAGCGACTTCAGGAACCCATCATCGCCGATCCAGTTCGTCAGGAGATGGGTGACCCACGACACACGCTGCGGACCGACGTCATAGGCGCCTGGCGCGCCGATGCGCTTGGCGAATTCATTGTCCCAGTGAACACGGTTGGGGACATCCCGCACTCCGTGCTCATTGGTCACGCCCGCCGCCGGGTGGCGCTGGAAGTACTTCGTGCGAATTTCGAGAGCGAGATTAAACCGGCCGCCGCGCCCCGCGTACCAGCACACCATGTCCGTGATGAGGAGAGGCCCCTTGACCACAGGCTTGAGGCTCTCGCCTATCTGCACGTCCTCCCAGTAGCGGGGGTTGGCGCCCCTGATCTCTTCGGAAAGGATCTCCTCCTCAATCTGAGCGATCTCTTCCGCGGTATACGTCGGGGCGGTGACAGCGCCGTATTTCTTGGTTTCGTGACCCTTGTCCCGCTCGATGCGCATGGAGTAGTCCTGACACTTGGCAACAATTACTCCCTTGCCGTTCCTGAAAACCTTCTCCTGGGTTTCAAGCAATTGCCGCCCCGCGAAACGCCC is a window of Dehalococcoidia bacterium DNA encoding:
- a CDS encoding MaoC family dehydratase N-terminal domain-containing protein, which gives rise to MTTQQTFPKITDEAIAALRGRIGIERPWTQPYCEWAHPDNIRHFCDGIGDMNPLYRSEEYAAKTGWKTVIAPPAFLYCCWYGGGYDDTSKKRKLTEEEKRRGRGGALPGIHGLWSGCKWEWYVPVRLGDRLAPTEYLADVQEKRGRFAGRQLLETQEKVFRNGKGVIVAKCQDYSMRIERDKGHETKKYGAVTAPTYTAEEIAQIEEEILSEEIRGANPRYWEDVQIGESLKPVVKGPLLITDMVCWYAGRGGRFNLALEIRTKYFQRHPAAGVTNEHGVRDVPNRVHWDNEFAKRIGAPGAYDVGPQRVSWVTHLLTNWIGDDGFLKSLQIEARAMNHIMDITRCKGVVKDKYVKDGHHVVAVEVWAENQRGITMPGRAEVVLPTRDQPGNPYQSL